A single window of Rhizobium indicum DNA harbors:
- a CDS encoding MarR family winged helix-turn-helix transcriptional regulator, whose translation MIDMKAQTTKTMEIPQEEKRLEKQLCFAVYATAHAFTRAYKPILDRVGLTYPQYLVMLVLWERGELPVKTIGEQLDLDSGTLSPLLKRLEQSGLLKRIRDLRDERQVIVSLTPQGQAMKGEIDTIMTAIGQAAGCTLEEMAEMRDMLHRLRGNLGRAGAGG comes from the coding sequence ATAATAGATATGAAAGCGCAAACGACGAAGACGATGGAGATACCGCAAGAGGAGAAGCGGCTGGAAAAGCAGTTGTGCTTCGCGGTCTACGCGACGGCGCATGCTTTCACCCGCGCCTACAAGCCGATCCTCGACAGGGTCGGCCTGACCTATCCGCAATATCTGGTGATGCTGGTGCTGTGGGAACGCGGCGAACTGCCGGTCAAGACGATCGGCGAGCAGCTGGATCTCGATTCCGGCACGCTATCGCCGCTGTTGAAACGGCTCGAACAGAGCGGGCTGCTCAAGCGCATCCGCGACCTGCGCGACGAACGGCAGGTGATCGTGTCGCTGACCCCGCAAGGTCAGGCAATGAAGGGGGAGATCGATACGATCATGACGGCGATCGGGCAAGCCGCAGGCTGCACGCTTGAGGAAATGGCCGAGATGCGCGACATGCTGCATCGGCTGCGGGGCAATCTCGGGCGGGCCGGCGCGGGCGGCTGA
- the rpsU gene encoding 30S ribosomal protein S21, whose product MQVLVRDNNVDQALRVLKKKMQREGLFREMKARSAFEKPSEKRAREKAEAIRRQRKLARKKLQREGLLPAPKKVLRPTR is encoded by the coding sequence TTGCAGGTACTCGTCAGAGATAACAATGTCGATCAGGCGCTCCGCGTGCTCAAGAAAAAGATGCAGCGGGAAGGTCTGTTCCGGGAAATGAAGGCTCGCAGCGCCTTTGAAAAGCCGTCCGAGAAGCGCGCCCGCGAAAAGGCCGAGGCCATTCGCCGCCAGCGCAAGCTCGCTCGCAAGAAGCTGCAGCGCGAAGGTCTGCTGCCGGCACCGAAGAAGGTTCTCCGCCCCACCCGCTAA
- a CDS encoding cold-shock protein, with amino-acid sequence MGRPNYKVGDMIVLKSGLTRTAKADKRCRISSILPNDHGHVQYRVQFDAENFERRITEADIDTGESPSRASPEAVAKSDGAEPWLKFSSIKIGK; translated from the coding sequence ATGGGCAGACCAAACTATAAAGTCGGCGACATGATCGTGCTGAAATCCGGCCTCACCCGCACGGCGAAAGCCGACAAGCGGTGCCGGATCTCCAGCATCCTGCCCAACGACCACGGGCATGTGCAATATCGCGTCCAGTTCGACGCGGAGAATTTCGAGCGCCGCATCACTGAGGCCGACATCGATACCGGTGAATCGCCGTCGAGGGCTTCCCCCGAGGCGGTGGCCAAGTCCGACGGCGCCGAGCCCTGGCTGAAGTTTTCGAGCATCAAAATCGGGAAGTAG
- a CDS encoding cold-shock protein, whose protein sequence is MNSGVVKWFNGTKGFGFIQPDDGSTDVFVHISAVERAGMRELVEGQKIRYDLVRDKKSGKNSADNLQAA, encoded by the coding sequence ATGAATTCAGGCGTCGTAAAGTGGTTCAATGGCACCAAGGGTTTTGGCTTCATTCAGCCTGATGATGGTTCTACGGACGTTTTTGTCCATATCTCAGCGGTTGAACGCGCCGGAATGCGCGAACTCGTTGAAGGTCAGAAGATCCGCTACGATCTCGTCCGCGACAAGAAGTCCGGCAAGAATTCGGCCGACAACCTTCAGGCCGCATGA
- a CDS encoding L,D-transpeptidase: MSFDRHLSRRSFLSFSALTAASALAGCASSANTVTSGDTTITYRSPMRLFQSPGASSVPSGAELAVMYGPIEDGGFLIPAVPYEQIDPRYYRQRVVDPTGQPPGTIVVDTPSRFLYLVQGDGMAMRYGVGIGREGFAWQGSGVIQWRQRWPRWKPPNEMVARQPELVKYSIENGGMEPGLKNPLGARALYIFSNGEDTLYRLHGNPDWRSIGKAVSSGCVRLMNQDIIDLYDRVPTKAPIVVWQ, from the coding sequence ATGAGCTTCGATAGACATCTTTCCCGCCGCAGCTTTCTTTCCTTTTCGGCGTTGACCGCAGCCTCCGCGCTCGCCGGCTGCGCCTCCTCAGCCAACACCGTGACATCAGGCGATACGACGATCACCTACCGTTCGCCAATGCGCCTGTTCCAGTCCCCGGGTGCGTCGAGCGTGCCGAGTGGGGCTGAGCTTGCCGTCATGTATGGCCCCATCGAAGACGGCGGCTTTCTCATTCCAGCCGTTCCCTACGAGCAGATCGATCCGCGCTATTATCGCCAGCGCGTCGTCGATCCCACCGGTCAGCCTCCCGGCACCATTGTCGTCGATACGCCGTCGCGCTTCCTCTATCTCGTCCAGGGTGACGGCATGGCGATGCGCTACGGCGTCGGCATCGGCCGCGAGGGTTTCGCCTGGCAGGGGTCGGGCGTCATCCAGTGGCGTCAGAGATGGCCGCGCTGGAAGCCGCCGAACGAGATGGTCGCCCGCCAGCCCGAACTCGTCAAATATTCGATCGAGAACGGCGGCATGGAGCCGGGTCTGAAGAACCCGCTCGGCGCCCGCGCGCTCTATATCTTCTCGAATGGAGAGGACACGCTCTACCGCCTGCACGGAAATCCCGATTGGCGCTCGATCGGCAAGGCCGTCTCGTCAGGCTGCGTGCGGCTGATGAACCAGGATATCATCGATCTCTACGACCGCGTTCCCACCAAGGCGCCCATCGTCGTCTGGCAGTAA
- a CDS encoding L,D-transpeptidase: MNFLRRVFPLAGLVIAVASLSGCNILIPDVAADSPARFVQETSPVFYQPPGVDPRRVRPIPDQPVPQTRELYKTQFHQTYGLPVTNPVHMAMYGQQRDEDFTLPAIPVSRVQPQFLRQEVDYQTTERAGTVVIDTKAHFLYFVEGNGKAMRYGVGLGRDGYAWSGRGVIQWKQKWPRWTPSVEMVSRQPEVRPFGAENGGMNPGLMNPLGARAMYIFKDGQDTLYRIHGTPDWQSVGKATSSGCVRMLNQDVIDLYDRVSAKAEIVVM; the protein is encoded by the coding sequence ATGAATTTTCTGCGCCGGGTCTTCCCGCTTGCTGGGCTCGTGATTGCGGTTGCGTCGCTGAGCGGCTGCAACATCCTCATTCCCGATGTCGCCGCCGATTCGCCCGCCCGCTTCGTCCAGGAAACCTCGCCGGTCTTCTATCAGCCGCCCGGCGTCGATCCGCGCCGGGTGCGGCCGATCCCCGATCAGCCGGTGCCGCAGACGCGCGAGCTCTACAAGACCCAGTTCCACCAGACCTATGGCCTGCCGGTCACCAACCCCGTGCACATGGCGATGTACGGACAGCAGCGTGACGAAGATTTCACCCTGCCGGCGATCCCGGTCAGCCGCGTGCAGCCGCAGTTCTTGCGCCAGGAGGTCGATTATCAGACGACCGAGCGTGCCGGCACCGTGGTCATCGATACCAAGGCGCATTTCCTCTATTTCGTCGAGGGCAACGGCAAGGCGATGCGTTACGGCGTCGGCCTCGGCCGCGACGGTTACGCCTGGTCCGGCCGGGGCGTCATCCAGTGGAAGCAGAAATGGCCGCGCTGGACGCCGTCGGTCGAAATGGTCTCGCGCCAGCCTGAAGTCCGCCCGTTCGGAGCGGAGAATGGAGGCATGAATCCAGGGCTGATGAACCCGCTCGGCGCCCGCGCCATGTATATCTTCAAGGACGGGCAGGATACGCTCTATCGCATCCACGGCACACCCGACTGGCAGTCGGTCGGCAAGGCCACCTCGTCGGGCTGCGTGCGCATGCTGAACCAGGACGTCATCGATCTTTACGACCGCGTTTCTGCCAAGGCCGAGATCGTTGTGATGTAG
- a CDS encoding alpha/beta hydrolase family protein: MSSRERNSLFLQRRAVLAGLAGALILPRMAAAFDVPDEPRLAKHDYAKVRHHFRTKLLQKGPAPDKYEPLNAPADADKIFYRSGYGELELAAWVSKYKRERAARPAVLFLHGGNAMGIGHWQLMKPYMDAGYVVMMPSLRGENGQMGNFSGFYDEVDDVLAATERLAHLPGVDPERLFIAGHSIGGTLTMLTAMTTHKFRAAAPISGNPDAFRFFNRYPQDIRFDDSNGHEFEVRSALCYAHSFKCPVRVVHGTEEPHFNDRADLLARRARGAGVHIETETVAGNHTSALPAEIEQSIRFFHGVAA; the protein is encoded by the coding sequence ATGAGCTCGCGTGAACGAAATTCCCTTTTCCTCCAGCGCCGTGCCGTGCTGGCGGGTCTCGCCGGTGCACTTATCCTGCCGCGCATGGCGGCCGCGTTCGATGTCCCGGACGAGCCACGCCTTGCCAAGCACGACTACGCCAAGGTCCGCCACCATTTCCGCACCAAGCTGCTGCAGAAGGGGCCGGCGCCCGACAAATACGAACCGCTGAATGCGCCTGCCGATGCCGACAAGATCTTCTACCGCTCCGGTTACGGCGAGCTGGAGCTGGCGGCCTGGGTCTCGAAATACAAGCGCGAGCGCGCCGCCAGGCCGGCCGTGCTCTTCCTGCACGGCGGCAATGCCATGGGCATCGGCCACTGGCAGCTGATGAAGCCCTATATGGATGCCGGTTATGTCGTGATGATGCCGTCGTTGCGTGGCGAAAACGGCCAGATGGGCAATTTCTCCGGCTTCTACGACGAGGTCGACGACGTTCTCGCCGCCACCGAGCGCCTGGCGCATCTGCCGGGTGTCGATCCCGAGCGCCTCTTCATCGCCGGCCATAGCATCGGCGGCACGCTGACCATGCTGACGGCGATGACCACCCACAAATTCCGCGCCGCAGCACCAATTTCAGGCAACCCCGATGCCTTCCGCTTCTTCAACCGCTATCCCCAGGACATCCGTTTCGACGATAGCAACGGGCATGAATTCGAGGTGCGTTCGGCGCTGTGTTACGCCCACAGCTTTAAATGCCCGGTCCGTGTCGTCCACGGCACCGAGGAGCCGCATTTCAACGACCGCGCCGATCTGCTGGCCCGCCGCGCCCGCGGCGCCGGCGTTCATATCGAAACGGAAACCGTCGCCGGCAATCACACCTCGGCGCTGCCGGCCGAGATCGAACAGAGCATCCGCTTCTTTCACGGAGTGGCGGCCTGA